The Streptomyces sp. NBC_01268 genome segment CCGTCGACCGGCCACTCGATGCCGATCTCGGGGTCGAGCGGGTAGACCGTGCGCTCCCGCTCGGGGGCGTAGCCCTCGGAGCAGAGGTAGGTGACGGTGGCGTCGTCGGTGAGCGCGCAGAAGCCGTGGCCGAGGCCCTCGGAGAGGTAGACGGCCTTGCGGTCCTTGTCGTCGAGGCGCACGGCCTCCCACCTGCCGAAGGTCGGCGAGCCGACCCGCACGTCGACGATGATGTCGAGCACCGCACCGCGGACGCAGGTCACGTACTTGGCCTGGCCGGGCGGGACGTCGGCGAAGTGGATGCCGCGCACGACGCCGGCCGAGGAGACGGAGAGGTTGCCCTGCTTC includes the following:
- the rfbC gene encoding dTDP-4-dehydrorhamnose 3,5-epimerase, translated to MKVNPLGIEGAWEFVPQQFGDARGLFLEWYKAERMAEAVGHPLNLKQGNLSVSSAGVVRGIHFADVPPGQAKYVTCVRGAVLDIIVDVRVGSPTFGRWEAVRLDDKDRKAVYLSEGLGHGFCALTDDATVTYLCSEGYAPERERTVYPLDPEIGIEWPVDGVPELSAKDAEGPTLAQAREAGILPVYEECVAFRASLAERG